Genomic window (Sulfurimonas sp.):
ATGAGTTTTTACTCATCGAAGACGCTATAAAAGAGCTAAATTTAAAGTTAGTTAAAGAATTTTCTTCTATAAAAAGGCTCAAAATAAAGATAACAAAACCATCAATTTTGCCCGAGTGTAAGGTCAGTGTGAGCAATATCTATAAATACAAATCTTAAAGTTAAGTTAAAAACATATTAAAAAGAATTGAATTTTTCTTTAAAGTAAGCTAAAATTATGTTATCATTCCGCCAAAATATTCACATATAGGACAAAATTAATGCGTATTCTTATTATAGAAGATGAAGTAACATTAAACAAAATGCTTGCTGAGGGACTAAAAGAATTTGGTTACCAAAGTGATGTTGTAGAAACTCTTAAAGATGGAGAATACTACTTAGACATTCGTAACTATGATTTAGTTCTAATGGATTGGATGCTTCCAGATGGAAACTCTATTGATATTATTGGTGATATTAAAACAAATACACCAAAAACAGTTGTTGTTGTTTTATCAGCAAGAGATGATAATGAAAGCGAAATAGAAGCTCTTAGAAGTGGTGCTGATGACTATATCAGAAAACCTTTTGACTTTGATGTTTTAATAGCTCGTATTGAAGCTCGTCTTCGTTTTGGTGGAAGCAACATCATTGAAATTGAAGATTTAGTTATCAACCCTGAAGAAGAAAAAATCACTTACAAAGAGCAAGACATTGAACTTAAAGGTAAACCTTTTGAAGTTCTTACTCACTTAGCTCGTCATCGTGACCAAATCGTTTCAAAAGAACAACTTCTAGATGCTATCTGGGAAGAACCAGAGTTAGTTACTCCAAATGTAATCGAAGTTGCTATTAATCAAATTCGACAAAAGATGGATAAACCATTAGGAATCACAACTATCGAAACTGTTCGTCGTCGTGGTTACCGTTTCTGCTTTCCAAAAGAGATTAGTTAGTTTAAATCAGCCTTCTTGGGCTGACTAGCTAAGCAAAAAATGCTCACAAAAAAAAGTATCAGAAGAAATTTTCTTTTTCAACTCATCATCGCTTCTGCTTCACTTATCTTTATCTTTTCTTCATTTTTATACTACTATATCGAAAACTCTATCTATGATGAAAAACATCAAGAACTCCTTGAGTTAGCTAAAAATATTACAACAAACCAATCTTTACTTCATGTAGATGCTGACTCTTCAGATGCTTTACTGGGTATAGAAATAGAGATAATTCAAATCAAAAAACTAAACCTTGATATTGATTTATATGAAAGCAATAGAAATGGTCGTACATTTTTAACGCTTGTTTATCCTTTTAATTTTGAAGAACTAAGCTATCTTAAAATCACAAAAGAAGTAACACATACAAAAAAACTACTCGACAAAATACTTCGCTATATATTTATCATAAACATTGTTGGTTTTGTACTTGTTATACTTTACGCTATCACTCTTTCAAAAATGTTAATTGTACCAATTCAAACTATTAGTGCAAGACTTTCAAATATGAATGAGCATCTAATGAAACCTAT
Coding sequences:
- the hsrA gene encoding homeostatic response regulator transcription factor HsrA yields the protein MRILIIEDEVTLNKMLAEGLKEFGYQSDVVETLKDGEYYLDIRNYDLVLMDWMLPDGNSIDIIGDIKTNTPKTVVVVLSARDDNESEIEALRSGADDYIRKPFDFDVLIARIEARLRFGGSNIIEIEDLVINPEEEKITYKEQDIELKGKPFEVLTHLARHRDQIVSKEQLLDAIWEEPELVTPNVIEVAINQIRQKMDKPLGITTIETVRRRGYRFCFPKEIS